A region from the Variovorax sp. V93 genome encodes:
- the hemH gene encoding ferrochelatase: MPQDNGNHGSIAPERAIERTAILWCNLGSPDAPTAAAVRPYLAEFLGDPRVVEIPRLLWALILYGIILRVRPTKSAAKYASIWMAEGSPLKVWTRKQATLLAGWLGERGHRVAVHDAMRYASPSIASRLDALQAEGATRVLVLQAYPQYSATTTASVIDAVNDWSRRQRRIPEFRFVNQYHDDPAYIDALALGIEAHWKREGRGELLLMSFHGIPLRNIALGDPYQAQCLETAHLLAARLGLADTGYRVTFQSRFGRARWLEPYTEPTLRELGASGVKRVDVACPGFPADCLETLEEIAMEGREAFLHAGGTTFSYIPCLNDSPAWITALAGIAERNLAGWPTRPAANAQNLPR, encoded by the coding sequence ATGCCTCAAGACAATGGGAACCATGGTTCCATCGCCCCCGAACGCGCCATCGAACGCACCGCCATCCTCTGGTGCAACCTGGGCTCGCCCGATGCCCCCACCGCGGCCGCCGTGCGGCCCTACCTGGCGGAGTTCCTGGGCGACCCGCGCGTGGTCGAGATTCCCAGGCTGCTCTGGGCGCTGATCCTTTACGGCATCATCCTGCGCGTGCGGCCCACCAAATCGGCCGCCAAGTACGCAAGCATCTGGATGGCCGAGGGTTCGCCGCTGAAGGTGTGGACCCGCAAGCAGGCCACGCTGCTCGCCGGTTGGCTCGGCGAGCGCGGCCACCGCGTGGCGGTGCACGACGCCATGCGCTACGCCAGTCCGTCGATCGCTTCGCGCCTCGATGCGCTGCAGGCCGAAGGCGCCACGCGCGTGCTGGTGCTGCAGGCCTATCCGCAGTATTCGGCCACCACCACGGCCAGCGTGATCGACGCGGTGAACGACTGGAGCCGCCGCCAGCGCCGCATACCGGAGTTCCGCTTCGTCAACCAGTACCACGACGACCCGGCCTACATCGATGCGCTGGCACTCGGCATCGAAGCGCACTGGAAGCGCGAAGGCCGCGGCGAGCTGCTGCTGATGAGCTTCCACGGCATTCCGCTGCGCAACATCGCGCTCGGCGATCCCTACCAGGCCCAGTGCCTCGAAACCGCGCACCTGCTTGCGGCGCGGCTGGGCCTTGCGGACACCGGATACCGCGTGACCTTCCAGTCGCGTTTCGGCCGCGCCAGATGGCTCGAACCCTACACCGAGCCGACCCTGCGCGAGCTCGGCGCGAGCGGCGTGAAGCGCGTCGACGTGGCGTGCCCGGGCTTTCCGGCCGACTGCCTCGAGACGCTCGAAGAAATTGCCATGGAAGGCCGCGAAGCCTTCCTGCACGCGGGCGGCACAACCTTCAGCTACATCCCCTGCCTCAACGACAGCCCGGCGTGGATCACCGCGCTGGCGGGCATCGCCGAGCGCAACCTCGCGGGCTGGCCCACCCGGCCCGCCGCCAACGCTCAGAACTTGCCCAGGTAG
- a CDS encoding DUF1993 family protein, with protein MALSMYDLSVPVFSRGLGQLTHLLEKSLAHARANDIDPATLVDARLAPDMLTLAGQIQRASDASKLGMARIAGITAPSFPDEEKTYDDLLARIAKTQDFLATVDRALVDGQEERPVTIKAREGEAHFTAQRYLLQFALPNFYFHVVTAYDVLRHKGMPIGKMDYLGKF; from the coding sequence ATGGCGCTTTCGATGTACGACCTCTCCGTGCCGGTCTTCTCCCGCGGGCTCGGCCAGCTCACCCACCTGCTCGAGAAGAGCCTGGCGCACGCCCGGGCCAACGACATCGATCCGGCAACGCTGGTGGACGCGAGGCTCGCGCCGGACATGCTCACGCTGGCCGGCCAGATCCAGCGCGCGAGCGATGCCTCGAAGCTCGGCATGGCGCGCATCGCGGGCATCACGGCGCCGAGCTTTCCCGACGAGGAAAAGACCTACGACGATCTGCTGGCCCGCATCGCGAAGACGCAGGACTTCCTCGCGACCGTGGACCGCGCGCTGGTCGACGGCCAGGAGGAGCGCCCCGTGACCATCAAGGCGCGTGAAGGCGAGGCGCATTTCACGGCGCAGCGCTACCTGCTGCAGTTCGCGCTGCCCAATTTCTACTTCCACGTGGTCACGGCCTACGATGTGCTGCGCCACAAGGGCATGCCCATCGGCAAGATGGACTACCTGGGCAAGTTCTGA
- a CDS encoding alpha/beta fold hydrolase — MSNDLLVPSSRYAQLAGREIHWLDWGAPDAPVVIAWHGLARTCRDMDELAQHFAARGFRVVCPDTLGRGLSQWSPLPDEEYQLLFYARLAGALCDELHLDRVHWVGTSMGGAIGTVCASGLFEPRMKARIASLTLNDNAPQLAQAAIERIRAYAGEPPAFGTVAELEAFFRTVYKPYGWLSDAQWRRLTESSTRRLPDGRVTPHYDPAMVRQFSAHDNDYLIWPHYDVIETPVLCLRGAESDLVLPEVTQQMQQRGPGAAGLLKVVEIQGCGHAPALNVPEQLQLIEGFIRAAGR; from the coding sequence ATGAGCAACGATCTCCTCGTTCCGTCTTCCCGCTACGCGCAGCTTGCGGGCCGCGAAATCCACTGGCTCGACTGGGGCGCACCCGATGCGCCGGTGGTCATTGCCTGGCACGGCCTCGCGCGCACCTGCCGCGACATGGACGAACTGGCGCAGCACTTTGCAGCGCGCGGCTTCCGCGTGGTCTGCCCCGACACCCTCGGCCGGGGCCTGAGCCAGTGGAGCCCGCTGCCCGACGAGGAATACCAGCTCTTGTTCTATGCGCGCCTGGCCGGCGCGCTGTGCGACGAACTGCACCTGGACCGCGTGCACTGGGTCGGCACGTCGATGGGCGGTGCCATCGGCACGGTCTGCGCGTCGGGCCTGTTCGAGCCGCGCATGAAGGCGCGCATCGCGAGCCTCACGCTCAACGACAACGCGCCGCAACTCGCGCAGGCGGCGATCGAGCGCATCCGCGCCTATGCCGGCGAGCCGCCCGCGTTCGGCACGGTGGCCGAGCTGGAGGCATTCTTCCGCACCGTCTACAAGCCCTATGGCTGGCTCAGCGATGCGCAGTGGCGCCGCCTGACCGAGAGCTCCACGCGCCGCCTGCCCGATGGCCGCGTGACGCCGCACTACGACCCGGCAATGGTCCGGCAGTTCAGCGCGCACGACAACGACTACCTGATCTGGCCGCACTACGACGTGATCGAGACGCCGGTGCTGTGCCTGCGCGGCGCCGAGTCGGACCTGGTGCTGCCCGAGGTGACGCAGCAGATGCAGCAGCGGGGGCCGGGCGCCGCCGGGCTGCTGAAGGTGGTCGAAATCCAGGGGTGCGGCCACGCGCCCGCGCTCAACGTGCCCGAACAACTGCAGCTGATCGAAGGGTTTATCCGGGCCGCCGGCCGCTAG
- a CDS encoding branched-chain amino acid ABC transporter permease → MFLKRLLSNDMPRSRLLALLLLALFIALAFAPFIFPGVKALSVAAKILVFVVLVASFDLLLGYTGIVSFAHTMFFGIGAYGIAISASRLGPSWGAVLLGLAASLAVSLVLSFAIGLFSLRVRAIFFAMITLAVASAFQTLASQLSDFTGGEDGLTFKLPELISPSFEFAEEPFLGVSLDGRLLCYYLLFVAAVVLVLALLRIVNSPFGRVLQAIRENEFRAEAIGYRVVVYRTTAAVLSALFATLAGAMLAIWLRYNGPDTSLSFEIMIDVLLIVVIGGMGTIYGAAIGAVLFVVAQSYLQDLLRVGSEAASGLPWLAALLSPDRWLLWLGVLFVLSVYYFPTGIVGKLRARAAR, encoded by the coding sequence ATGTTCCTGAAACGACTTCTCTCCAACGACATGCCCCGCAGCCGCCTGCTGGCGCTGCTGCTGCTGGCGCTGTTCATCGCACTGGCGTTCGCGCCGTTCATCTTTCCGGGCGTCAAGGCGCTCAGCGTGGCCGCCAAGATCCTGGTGTTCGTGGTGCTGGTCGCGAGCTTCGACCTGCTGCTGGGCTACACCGGCATCGTGAGTTTCGCGCACACCATGTTCTTCGGCATCGGCGCCTACGGCATCGCCATCTCGGCGTCGCGGCTCGGGCCCAGCTGGGGCGCGGTGTTGCTCGGGCTCGCGGCGTCGCTCGCGGTCTCACTGGTGCTTTCCTTTGCGATCGGGCTGTTCTCGCTCAGGGTGCGCGCGATCTTCTTCGCGATGATCACGCTGGCGGTGGCCTCGGCCTTCCAGACGCTGGCCTCGCAGCTGTCGGACTTCACCGGCGGCGAGGACGGCCTGACCTTCAAGCTGCCCGAGCTGATCTCGCCGAGCTTCGAGTTTGCCGAGGAGCCTTTCCTCGGCGTCTCGCTCGACGGACGGCTGCTGTGCTATTACCTCCTCTTCGTGGCGGCGGTGGTGCTGGTGCTCGCGCTGCTGCGCATCGTGAATTCGCCCTTCGGCCGCGTGCTGCAGGCCATCCGCGAGAACGAGTTCCGCGCCGAGGCCATCGGCTACCGCGTGGTGGTGTACCGCACCACGGCGGCCGTGCTGTCGGCGCTCTTCGCCACGCTGGCCGGCGCCATGCTCGCGATCTGGCTGCGCTACAACGGGCCGGACACTTCGCTGAGCTTCGAGATCATGATCGACGTGCTGCTGATCGTGGTGATCGGCGGCATGGGAACGATCTACGGCGCGGCGATTGGCGCGGTGCTGTTCGTGGTGGCGCAAAGCTACCTGCAGGACCTGCTGCGCGTCGGCAGCGAGGCCGCGAGCGGGCTGCCGTGGCTCGCGGCGCTGTTGTCGCCCGACCGCTGGCTGCTGTGGCTGGGCGTGCTGTTCGTGCTCTCGGTCTATTACTTTCCCACCGGCATCGTGGGCAAGCTCAGGGCGAGGGCTGCACGATGA
- a CDS encoding branched-chain amino acid ABC transporter permease, translated as MKFDFDWKPLLLAPILALAALPFTGSFSTWLTLTVAGLAMGMIIFIIASGLTLVFGLMDVLNFGHGVFIALGAFVASSVLGLMGDWTGSGELWRNLVAVFPAMLVAMAVAGAVGLAFERFIVRPVYGQHLKQILITMGGMIIGEELIKVIWGPAQIPLPLPEALRGSLFVADAAISKYRLLAVAVGAVVFGLLAWTLARTKIGLLIRAGVQDREMVESLGYRIGRLFVGVFVVGSALAGLGGVMWGLFQQNLVPQMGAQVNVLIFIVIIIGGLGSTGGALIGALLVGLMTNYIGFLLPTLTQFASILLMVAVLLWRPQGVYPVANR; from the coding sequence ATGAAATTCGACTTCGACTGGAAGCCGCTGCTGCTGGCCCCGATCCTCGCGCTGGCCGCGCTGCCGTTCACGGGCTCGTTCTCGACCTGGCTCACGCTCACGGTCGCGGGGCTGGCAATGGGCATGATCATCTTCATCATCGCCTCGGGGCTCACGCTGGTGTTCGGGCTGATGGACGTGCTCAACTTCGGCCACGGCGTGTTCATTGCCCTGGGCGCCTTTGTCGCCAGCAGCGTGCTCGGCCTGATGGGCGACTGGACGGGCTCGGGCGAACTGTGGCGCAACCTCGTCGCCGTGTTCCCTGCGATGCTGGTCGCCATGGCGGTGGCCGGCGCGGTCGGCCTCGCGTTCGAGCGCTTCATCGTGCGGCCGGTGTATGGGCAGCACCTGAAGCAGATCCTGATCACCATGGGCGGCATGATCATCGGCGAGGAGCTCATCAAGGTGATCTGGGGCCCGGCACAGATTCCGCTGCCGCTGCCCGAGGCGCTGCGGGGCTCGCTGTTCGTGGCCGACGCGGCCATCAGCAAGTACCGGCTGCTCGCGGTGGCGGTGGGCGCGGTGGTGTTCGGCCTGCTCGCATGGACGCTCGCGCGCACCAAGATCGGCCTCTTGATCCGCGCTGGCGTGCAGGACCGCGAGATGGTCGAGTCGCTCGGCTACCGCATCGGCCGGCTGTTCGTCGGCGTGTTCGTGGTCGGCAGCGCGCTGGCCGGTCTGGGCGGCGTGATGTGGGGGCTGTTCCAGCAGAACCTGGTGCCGCAGATGGGCGCGCAGGTCAACGTGCTGATCTTCATCGTGATCATCATCGGCGGGCTCGGCTCGACGGGCGGTGCGCTGATCGGTGCGCTGCTGGTGGGGCTCATGACCAACTACATCGGTTTCCTGCTGCCCACGCTCACGCAGTTCGCGAGCATCCTGCTGATGGTGGCGGTGCTGCTGTGGCGGCCGCAGGGCGTGTACCCGGTGGCGAATCGTTGA
- a CDS encoding ABC transporter ATP-binding protein encodes MTTQNLLTLEGVHTHIGAYHILHGVDLAVPRGQLTMLLGRNGAGKTTTLRTIMGLWHASQGRVRFGDTDITAMQTPQIAGRGIAYVPESMGIFSDLTVKENMLLAARGARNAAEIDDTRLKWIFKLFPAVEKFWNHPAGKLSGGQKQMLAVSRAIVEPRELLLIDEPSKGLAPVMINNMIDAFAELKASGVTILLVEQNINFAQRLGDSVAVMDNGRVVHSGSMAAFSADAQLQQSLLGLAL; translated from the coding sequence ATGACCACCCAGAACCTGCTGACGCTCGAAGGCGTGCACACGCACATCGGGGCGTACCACATCCTCCACGGCGTCGACCTGGCCGTGCCGCGGGGCCAGCTCACCATGCTGCTGGGCCGCAACGGCGCGGGCAAGACGACCACGCTGCGGACCATCATGGGCCTGTGGCATGCGTCGCAGGGCAGGGTGCGCTTCGGTGACACCGACATCACCGCGATGCAGACGCCGCAGATCGCCGGCCGCGGCATCGCCTACGTGCCCGAGAGCATGGGCATCTTCTCCGACCTCACCGTGAAGGAGAACATGCTGCTCGCCGCGCGCGGGGCCAGGAACGCGGCAGAGATCGACGACACGCGCCTCAAGTGGATCTTCAAGCTCTTTCCCGCGGTCGAGAAGTTCTGGAACCATCCAGCCGGCAAGCTCTCGGGCGGGCAGAAGCAGATGCTGGCGGTGTCGCGCGCCATCGTCGAGCCGCGCGAACTGCTGCTGATCGACGAGCCCAGCAAGGGCCTCGCGCCCGTGATGATCAACAACATGATCGACGCCTTCGCCGAGCTCAAGGCCAGCGGCGTGACGATCCTGCTGGTGGAGCAGAACATCAACTTCGCCCAGCGCCTGGGCGACTCCGTCGCGGTGATGGACAACGGCCGCGTGGTGCACAGCGGCTCGATGGCGGCGTTCTCCGCCGACGCGCAACTGCAGCAATCGCTGCTTGGATTGGCTCTATGA
- a CDS encoding ABC transporter ATP-binding protein, which translates to MLETQDLTIRFGGHVAVNSVSCAFAPGTLTAIVGPNGAGKTTYFNLISGQLKASAGTVSLDGQLLSGLSPSARTHAGLGRAFQLTNLFPNLTVLENVRLAVQATRDGAHRRGLNLWSIWSDHKGLTERADQILADVALKSREHATVASLPHGDQRKLEVALLMALEPKVFMFDEPTAGMNAAEAPVILDLIRKLKQDKTKTILLVEHKMDVVRELADRIIVLHNGTLVADGEPAEVIASPVVQEAYLGIAKEATT; encoded by the coding sequence ATGCTTGAGACGCAAGACCTGACCATCCGCTTCGGCGGGCACGTGGCCGTCAACAGCGTGAGCTGCGCGTTTGCGCCGGGCACGCTGACGGCCATCGTCGGCCCCAACGGGGCGGGCAAGACCACCTACTTCAACCTGATCTCGGGCCAGCTCAAGGCGAGCGCGGGCACGGTGTCGCTCGACGGGCAACTGCTCTCGGGGCTGTCGCCGTCGGCGCGCACGCATGCGGGGCTGGGGCGGGCCTTCCAGCTCACCAACCTGTTCCCGAACCTCACGGTGCTGGAGAACGTGCGCCTGGCGGTGCAGGCCACGCGCGATGGCGCGCACCGGCGCGGGCTCAACCTGTGGAGCATCTGGAGCGACCACAAGGGGCTGACCGAACGCGCCGACCAGATCCTGGCCGACGTGGCGCTGAAGTCGCGCGAGCACGCGACGGTCGCCAGCCTGCCGCACGGCGACCAGCGCAAGCTCGAGGTGGCGCTGCTGATGGCGCTCGAGCCCAAGGTCTTCATGTTCGACGAACCCACGGCCGGCATGAACGCGGCCGAGGCGCCGGTCATCCTCGACCTGATCCGCAAGCTCAAGCAGGACAAGACCAAGACCATCCTCCTGGTCGAACACAAGATGGACGTGGTGCGCGAGCTCGCGGACCGCATCATCGTGCTGCACAACGGCACGCTGGTGGCGGATGGCGAACCGGCCGAGGTGATTGCCTCGCCGGTGGTGCAGGAGGCTTACCTCGGCATCGCGAAGGAGGCGACCACATGA
- a CDS encoding PHB depolymerase family esterase, with protein sequence MAAMRWKNWKGWAAVAAITMAAGQAATAAVPLPALGANPAEVSVSGLSAGGFMAVQLHVAYSATFKRGAGVVAGGPYYCAEGSVLNATGRCMAHGSSIPVSTLVSTTNSWAASGAIDPVSNMSNSKVYMFSGTSDNTVKPAVMDDLKTYYQSFVPAANTVYRNNIGAGHAMVTDDYGGACSTTAAPYINNCGFDLAGEILQQLYGPLNPRNNGTLGGTFTEFNQSEFITGHGVAATGWIYVPQACTTASCRVHLVLHGCKQNYTDVADQYVKKTGYNRWADTNNIVLIYPQTSTAATNSCWDWWGYDNANYAKKSGPQMAALKAMVDRVTGSGGGSSLPAPTGVGTSGATSSSMVVGWAGVTGASGYNVYRGGSKVNAAPVAGTNYTDTGLAPSTTYSWTVAALDASNAQGAMSTAATGTTLAGSGGGGTCYTASNYAHTVAGRAYALWGLTYAYGSGQSMGLWNVYVTTTLKQTGPNYYVIGTC encoded by the coding sequence ATGGCAGCGATGCGATGGAAAAACTGGAAGGGATGGGCCGCGGTTGCGGCGATCACGATGGCGGCGGGGCAGGCCGCGACAGCGGCAGTGCCGCTGCCGGCATTGGGCGCCAATCCGGCGGAGGTGAGCGTGTCCGGCCTCTCGGCGGGCGGCTTCATGGCCGTGCAATTGCACGTGGCCTATTCGGCCACCTTCAAGCGCGGCGCCGGCGTGGTGGCCGGCGGGCCGTACTACTGCGCCGAGGGCTCGGTGCTCAATGCCACCGGGCGCTGCATGGCGCACGGCAGCAGCATTCCGGTGTCGACGCTCGTGAGCACCACCAACAGCTGGGCCGCCAGCGGTGCGATCGACCCGGTGTCGAACATGAGCAACTCCAAGGTGTACATGTTCTCGGGCACCTCGGACAATACCGTCAAGCCCGCGGTGATGGACGACCTCAAGACCTACTACCAGAGCTTCGTGCCCGCGGCCAACACGGTCTACAGGAACAACATCGGCGCCGGCCATGCGATGGTCACCGACGACTACGGCGGCGCCTGCAGCACCACGGCCGCGCCCTACATCAACAACTGCGGCTTCGACCTGGCGGGCGAAATCCTGCAGCAGCTCTACGGCCCGCTGAACCCGCGCAACAACGGCACGCTGGGCGGTACCTTCACCGAGTTCAACCAGTCGGAATTCATCACCGGCCACGGCGTGGCCGCCACCGGCTGGATCTACGTGCCGCAGGCCTGCACCACGGCATCGTGCCGCGTGCACCTGGTGCTGCACGGCTGCAAGCAGAACTACACCGACGTGGCCGACCAGTACGTGAAGAAGACCGGCTACAACCGCTGGGCCGACACCAACAACATCGTGCTGATCTACCCGCAGACCAGCACCGCAGCCACCAACAGCTGCTGGGACTGGTGGGGCTACGACAACGCGAACTACGCGAAGAAGTCGGGCCCGCAGATGGCGGCACTCAAGGCCATGGTCGACCGCGTGACCGGCTCCGGCGGCGGCTCGTCGCTGCCGGCGCCGACCGGCGTGGGCACCTCGGGCGCGACCAGCAGCAGCATGGTGGTCGGCTGGGCCGGTGTCACGGGTGCGAGCGGCTACAACGTCTACCGCGGCGGCAGCAAGGTCAACGCCGCGCCGGTGGCCGGCACCAACTACACCGACACCGGCCTGGCCCCGTCCACCACCTACAGCTGGACCGTGGCGGCGCTGGACGCCAGCAATGCGCAAGGCGCGATGTCGACAGCGGCCACGGGCACCACCCTGGCCGGCAGCGGTGGCGGCGGTACCTGCTACACCGCCAGCAACTATGCGCACACCGTGGCGGGGCGTGCCTACGCGCTGTGGGGCCTCACCTATGCCTACGGCTCGGGCCAGTCGATGGGCCTGTGGAACGTCTACGTCACCACCACGCTCAAGCAGACCGGGCCCAATTACTACGTGATCGGCACCTGCTGA
- a CDS encoding substrate-binding domain-containing protein yields the protein MNRRHLVALAALAACVTAAPAWAQSNEIRIAHIYSKTGPLEAYGKQTQTGLMMGLDYATGGTMMVNGKKLVVIEKDDQGKPDLGKSLLAAAYSDDKAALAVGPTASGVALAMLPVAEEYKKILIVEPAVADSITGDKWNKYIFRTGRNSSQDAISNAVAADASDISMVMLAQDWAFGRDGVKAFKDALKKTKIVHEEYLPPATTDFTAGIQRMVDALKDKPGRKVIAVVWAGATTPFNALADAELKKRYNIDVATGGNILPAMTAYKRFPGMEGATYYYFGIPKNPVNEALVSAHYKQFKAPPDFFTAGGFSAAMAVVTALKKTGGDTGTNKLIGAMEGMSFDTPKGKMTFRKEDHQAMQSMYHFKIKADPAFAWGVPELVREIKPEEMDIPIKNKR from the coding sequence ATGAACCGTCGCCACCTCGTCGCCCTGGCCGCACTCGCCGCCTGCGTCACCGCTGCACCCGCCTGGGCCCAGTCCAACGAAATCCGCATCGCCCATATCTACAGCAAGACCGGGCCGCTCGAGGCCTATGGCAAGCAGACCCAGACCGGCCTGATGATGGGCCTGGACTACGCCACTGGCGGCACGATGATGGTCAACGGCAAGAAGCTCGTGGTCATCGAGAAGGACGACCAGGGCAAGCCCGACCTCGGCAAGTCGCTGCTGGCCGCCGCGTACTCCGACGACAAGGCCGCGCTGGCGGTGGGCCCCACGGCTTCGGGCGTGGCCCTGGCCATGCTGCCGGTGGCCGAGGAGTACAAGAAGATCCTGATCGTGGAGCCGGCCGTCGCCGATTCGATCACCGGCGACAAGTGGAACAAGTACATCTTCCGCACCGGCCGCAATTCGAGCCAGGATGCGATCTCGAATGCGGTGGCCGCGGACGCGAGCGACATCTCCATGGTCATGCTGGCGCAGGACTGGGCTTTTGGCCGCGATGGCGTGAAGGCGTTCAAGGATGCGCTGAAGAAGACCAAGATCGTCCACGAGGAATACCTGCCGCCGGCCACCACCGACTTCACCGCGGGCATCCAGCGCATGGTCGACGCGCTGAAGGACAAGCCCGGCCGCAAGGTGATCGCCGTGGTGTGGGCGGGCGCCACCACCCCGTTCAACGCGCTGGCCGATGCCGAGCTGAAGAAGCGCTACAACATCGACGTGGCCACGGGCGGCAATATCCTGCCGGCCATGACCGCGTACAAGCGTTTTCCAGGCATGGAAGGCGCCACCTACTACTACTTCGGCATCCCGAAGAACCCGGTCAACGAGGCGCTGGTGTCGGCCCACTACAAGCAGTTCAAGGCACCGCCGGACTTCTTCACGGCCGGCGGTTTCTCGGCCGCCATGGCAGTGGTCACCGCGCTCAAGAAGACGGGCGGCGACACCGGCACCAACAAACTCATCGGCGCCATGGAAGGCATGAGCTTCGACACACCCAAGGGCAAGATGACCTTCCGCAAGGAAGACCACCAGGCGATGCAGTCGATGTACCACTTCAAGATCAAGGCCGACCCGGCCTTCGCCTGGGGGGTGCCGGAGCTGGTGCGCGAGATCAAGCCCGAAGAGATGGACATCCCCATCAAAAACAAGCGCTGA
- a CDS encoding sigma-54 interaction domain-containing protein: MSAVPPAAASPALPLDAEGILALAARSMFHLFSSISQGMFLVDRSGRIVWVNEGYRRFLPALGFSSIDQFMGHMVEDVIPNTQMRRVLETGEPILVDLLNNKAGTFVVSRIPLRAESGGREGEAGEVIGAIGIVLFDQPETTLQPLISKFALLQRDLDDARRELASQRNNPLYQHAADGQRRSKYTFASFIGSSPAAVEVKRHARRAAQSASPVLLLGETGTGKELLAHAIHAASARAKGQFVSVNIAAVPDTLLEAEFFGFAPGAFTGADRRGREGKFKLADGGSLFLDEIGDMPLGLQAKLLRALQEGEIEPLGSNKLVPFDARVIAATSRDLPELVRRGQFREDLYYRLNVLPLRVPPLRERRSDIPALVEALGEDMALRSGEAPPEITPDALALLAGQHWRGNIRELRNVLEQVTMRSDSQRIDAAQLERILREAGLEQIELPATLQSAHDADEEALLLRPLAQQVAELERKAIAAALAATGGNKLATSRLLGISRATLYERMTNQERPA, from the coding sequence ATGTCCGCCGTTCCGCCCGCCGCCGCATCGCCCGCCCTGCCTCTGGATGCCGAAGGCATCCTTGCGCTGGCCGCGCGCTCGATGTTCCATCTGTTCTCGAGCATCAGCCAGGGCATGTTCCTGGTGGACCGCAGCGGTCGCATCGTGTGGGTCAACGAAGGCTATCGCCGCTTCCTGCCGGCACTGGGCTTTTCGTCGATCGACCAGTTCATGGGCCACATGGTCGAGGACGTCATTCCCAACACGCAGATGCGGCGCGTGCTCGAGACCGGCGAGCCGATCCTGGTCGACCTGCTCAACAACAAGGCGGGTACCTTCGTGGTCAGCCGCATTCCGCTGCGCGCCGAGAGCGGCGGGCGCGAGGGCGAGGCGGGAGAAGTCATCGGTGCCATCGGCATCGTGCTGTTCGACCAGCCCGAGACCACGCTGCAGCCGCTCATCAGCAAGTTCGCGCTGCTGCAGCGCGACCTCGACGATGCGCGTCGCGAGCTTGCAAGCCAGCGCAACAACCCGCTCTACCAGCATGCGGCCGACGGGCAGCGCCGCTCCAAGTACACCTTTGCCAGCTTCATCGGCAGCAGCCCGGCCGCGGTGGAGGTGAAGCGCCATGCGCGCCGCGCCGCGCAGTCCGCGAGCCCGGTGCTGCTGCTGGGCGAAACCGGCACCGGCAAGGAACTGCTCGCGCATGCGATCCATGCGGCCTCGGCGCGCGCCAAGGGGCAGTTCGTCAGCGTCAACATTGCGGCCGTGCCCGACACATTGCTGGAGGCCGAGTTCTTCGGCTTCGCGCCCGGTGCCTTCACGGGCGCCGACAGGCGAGGGCGCGAAGGCAAGTTCAAGCTGGCCGACGGCGGCAGCCTCTTTCTCGACGAGATCGGCGACATGCCGCTCGGCCTGCAGGCCAAGCTGCTGCGCGCATTGCAGGAGGGCGAGATCGAGCCGCTGGGCTCCAACAAGCTCGTGCCCTTCGATGCGCGCGTGATCGCCGCCACCTCGCGCGACCTGCCCGAGCTGGTGCGCCGCGGCCAGTTCCGCGAAGACCTCTACTACCGCCTCAACGTGCTGCCGCTGCGCGTGCCGCCGCTGCGCGAGCGGCGCAGCGACATTCCGGCGCTGGTCGAGGCGCTGGGGGAGGATATGGCGCTACGCAGCGGCGAGGCGCCGCCCGAGATCACGCCCGATGCGCTCGCGCTGCTGGCCGGCCAGCACTGGCGCGGCAACATCCGCGAACTGCGCAACGTGCTGGAGCAGGTCACGATGCGCAGCGACTCGCAGCGCATCGATGCCGCGCAACTCGAACGCATCCTGCGCGAAGCGGGGCTGGAGCAGATCGAGCTGCCCGCCACCCTGCAGAGCGCGCACGATGCCGACGAAGAGGCGCTGCTGCTGCGGCCGCTCGCGCAGCAGGTCGCCGAACTGGAGCGCAAGGCGATCGCCGCGGCGCTTGCGGCCACCGGTGGCAACAAGCTGGCGACGTCGAGGCTGCTCGGCATTTCACGTGCCACGCTCTACGAGCGCATGACGAACCAGGAGCGGCCGGCGTGA